The DNA region CAGAAGGTAATTTTGCCCAACTCAAGAAGGAAGGTAAAATGCCGACACTTAAAAAAGATGAGGAAAGCTTTGCAAGCGTATTAAAAGATTATAGAGTGTGGATTTTGTTCGTCATTTATGCAGCTTCATTTGGAATGGAGCTTACCGTCTATGGAACGATGGACGATTACTTACAGAATACATTTGGACTCACCCGAACCACGGCAGGAAATCTGGTACTCTCGTTTGCATTGATGAATATTTTTGCCAGAACATTGGGAGGCTTTTTTGGGGATAGATTTGGGAAGTTAAAAGGCCTAAGAGGAAGAGTTATGTTTTTAGCTCTTATTCTTGCTATTGAGGGCTGTATGTTGACCATTTTTTCAACAACAACAAGTATTGCGTTCGGTATCTTATTTTTGATTGCCTTTAGTTTGTCTGTTCAAATGGCTGAAGGAGCTACTTTTTCAGTAGTACCGTTTATAAACAAAAAAGCTATTGGTTCTATCTCTGGTATTGTGGGTGCGGGTGGTAATGTAGGGGCTTTTGTGGCTGCTATGTTCCTTAAATCCAAGTCGGCATTGGCCGAGACCCAGGCCATAGCGGAAAATACGGCTTTAGGAGAAGAGGCGGTTAGAACAGCTCAAGCAGCAGCAGCATCTACTGCCGTATCCGCTGGGTACTTGGTTATTGGTTTATGTGTGGTTCTTACCGCTGGATTATCGTTGGCCATAAAATTTTCTACTGAAGACGAGGAAGCAACTGCACGAGAAATGAAAAGAACTAAAACTCCTGATTACGCTTTAGGTAACAAATAAGATGCGATTTTGATTTCTACCCTGACAAATAACAATATGGCCAGTGCCGACGAAAGTACGGTTAATACGGCATGCGCTATTTGTTCAAATGAAAATTGCTTGATAAAGAACAACTTAAAGCAAAATAAAACGGTTTCTCTGTTTACACAAGAAAGAAAAGAGTTCACTTGTAAGAAAGGGCAGCAGTTTATAATTGAGGGTGCTCCGGTTAATGGCTTGTTCTTTGTGCTCTCCGGGAAAGTAAAGGTTTTTAGAACGGGTATTAATGGTAGGGAGCAAATCGTTCGCTTTGCCAATTCTGGTGAAATAATCGGGCACAGAGGTTTTGGCACCCAAGAATACTACCCTATTGGTGCCATGGCTCTAGAAGATACCAAACTTTGCTATTTCTCAAAGGATAATTTACAAGAAGTGCTACTGATGGCGCCAAGCTTCACTTTTGATTTAATGTTGTTTTATGCCAATGAATTGAACAGAAGCGAGGCCAAGGTAAAATCTATTTCCCAAATGACGGTTAGAGAACGTGTTATTGATACATTGATCTATGTAGAACGAAAGTTTGGCCAAAGAAATAATTTTATTGATATCGTTCTCAGTAGACGTGAATACGCCAATTATACTGGTACTACCGAAGAGCAAGTCATTCGCGTTTTCTCCGCCTTGAAGAAAGAAGGTCTCATTACTGCTAAAGGAAAACGGATAGGAATTAGTGAAATTTCTCTTTTAAAAGATGAAATATCAGAGCACAACTTTTATCTGGATAGTTAGTCTCAACATCGCTTTACAATCATAAATTTTATCGTTAAGTACTACTACGTATCTATGTGCGCATGGATGCTATAGGTTAATATTTTGATTATTAGTTGTTTATGTCGAATGCATGATTTTTAGCAGGTTTATATATGGTGTAAAAAGAGAGTTTAACCTGTCTTATTCCATATGACGAAAAGTAAAATACGTATACATTTGCTTAAAATAAGTATTAATACGTAGTTAATATAAAAACCATACTATTATGAAAACCATTTTAACAAAAGCATCATTACTGGCAACTATAGCTGCAGTAGTTATGGCTTGTGGAGGAAAAGAAACAAAAAAGACCGAAGCAGCCGCAACGGAAGAAACTGTGGCATCTAAGACCAAGATGTTAGACATAGAAAAGCCACAACTTACCTTCGGTTTTATAAAATTGACGGATATGGCCCCTTTGGCCATTGCTAAAGAGAAAGGATTTTTTGAAGACGAAGGATTGTTTGTTTCCGTTGAAGCACAATCAAACTGGAAAAACGTTTTAGATCGTGTTATAGACGGTCAGTTAGATGGTTCTCATATGTTAGCGGGTCAGCCTATTGCTGCAGGTGCTGGATTTGGTAGACAGGCCAAACTGGTTACTCCTTTTTCTATGGATTTAAACGGAAATGGTATTACTGTTTCCAACGACGTTTGGTCTAAAATGAAACCGAATGTGCCGGCAGATTCTGAAGGAAAACCAATACATCCCATCAAAGCCGATGCCTTAAAACCTGTTATTACCGAATACAAGAACAGTGGAAAACCTTTTAAAATGGGAATGGTGTTTCCTGTTTCCACGCATAATTACGAAATACGCTATTGGTTGGCCGCTGCAGGTATCCATCCAGGGATGTATACTGCTGATAACGTACAAGGTCAAATTGATGCGGAAGTATTACTTTCTGTTACGCCTCCACCACAAATGCCGGCCACGCTGGAATCTGGTACTATTTATGGCTATTGTGTAGGTGAGCCTTGGAACCAACAAGCAGTTTTTAAAGGTATCGGGGTTCCTGTTACTACCAATTATGATATCTGGAAAAACAATCCGGAGAAAGTATTTGTAATGACCGAAAAGTTCGTTGCCGATAATCCAAATACTGCCATCGCGGTTACCAAAGCTTTAATACGTGCGGGTAAATGGTTAGATGAACCTGCTAATAGACCGGAAGCCGTTAAAATATTATCTATGTCCCAATATGTAGGTGCCCCGGAAGAAGTGTTGGCCAACTCCATGACCGGTACGTTCGAATTTGAAAAAGGGGATAAGCGTAAAATGCCGGACTTTAATGTATTCTACAAGTATAACGCTACCTACCCTTTCTATTCCGACGGTATTTGGTTCTTAACTCAGATGCGCAGATGGGGTCAAATTCCTGAAACCAAATCAGCTGAATGGTATGGAGAAACCATCAAAGATATTTACCGACCTGATATTTGGAAAAAAGCAGCGAACCTGCTAGTGGCCGAAGGTCAAATTCCTGCAGCCGATGTTCCCGAAACGGATGGATATAAAAGAACAACTACTGATTTTATTGATGGTACATCGTTTGACGCGAAAGACCCTATTGGGTATATCAATAGTTTCTCCATAGGAAACAAAGATTAAGTTTTAGTGAAAATCGAAGCAAAATTATAGGATTATGGAACAAGATATCACATTAAAGAAAGAAGGGCAGGGTTTCGCATTTTTGAAGCCGCTTGTGGCAAAACTGACACCTAAATTCCAAAAGGGAAAAATATTCTCATCATTGAAAAATACGGGAATTACCGTACTATCCGTGCTTCTGTTTATAGGTCTATGGCAATTGGGTTCTAAAGCGCTTTACAATAAGGAGGCCGATTATAAAATTGAGAAGGCACTTACTGAAAGAGGTCAAGAGGCTGCTGATGCGGAACGGGCTTGTATTGAATCCGGTGATAGCAGTTGTCAGCCAAATACACTGCCTTCCCCATCTCAGGTATGGAATTCGTTGCAATCATTAATTGCGGACCATAAAGTAATTACTGCGGATAAAGCCGCTTTTGTACAAAAAATGGCGGCAACCAATGCAAAGTTGGTTGCACAAGGTAAAGATGCTATTGTTTACACGGGCAGAGCTTCTTTTGTGGATATCGTGCTAACCAGTATTAAAACGGTTTTTGCGGGCTTCTTGCTAGCACTTTTAATTGCGGTGCCTATCGGTATAATAATAGGGTTGAGTCCGTCTTTGCGCAGTGCTTTCAACTGGTTTATTCAAATTTTTAAACCGGTATCTCCTGTAGTGTGGTACTTGCTGGTTTTTATGATAGTGAAGACCCTATATATTGGCGATAGTTCGGACAATGCTTTTGTGATTTCTTTTATAAGTGTAGGCTTGTGTGCCATGTGGGCTACACTTGTTAATACCGCCATGGGTGTTGCTTCGGTTGATAAAGATTACATAAACGTGGCCAAAGTTTTAAAGTTGGGCACTTTTCAGAAAGTTTTTAAAGTGATTTTACCGTCCTCTCTACCCTTGATTTTTACGGGATTACGAATTACACTTTCCGTAGCATGGATGGT from Zobellia alginiliquefaciens includes:
- a CDS encoding MFS transporter, translating into METQSKKATSLKLTDIKSVPIRTFWITSIAFFICFFAWFGIVPFMPDVVKDLGLTPEQKWNSIILAVTGTVFARLLIGKLCDKYGPRICYTYLLILGAIPVILLGFVQTPTQFLICRLFIGFIGASFVITQFHTSIMFASNIVGTANATSAGWGNLGGGANRLGMPLIAAAVVSFGVADEVAWRYSMMIAGVIAMLMGLVYYFFTQDTPEGNFAQLKKEGKMPTLKKDEESFASVLKDYRVWILFVIYAASFGMELTVYGTMDDYLQNTFGLTRTTAGNLVLSFALMNIFARTLGGFFGDRFGKLKGLRGRVMFLALILAIEGCMLTIFSTTTSIAFGILFLIAFSLSVQMAEGATFSVVPFINKKAIGSISGIVGAGGNVGAFVAAMFLKSKSALAETQAIAENTALGEEAVRTAQAAAASTAVSAGYLVIGLCVVLTAGLSLAIKFSTEDEEATAREMKRTKTPDYALGNK
- a CDS encoding Crp/Fnr family transcriptional regulator, with amino-acid sequence MASADESTVNTACAICSNENCLIKNNLKQNKTVSLFTQERKEFTCKKGQQFIIEGAPVNGLFFVLSGKVKVFRTGINGREQIVRFANSGEIIGHRGFGTQEYYPIGAMALEDTKLCYFSKDNLQEVLLMAPSFTFDLMLFYANELNRSEAKVKSISQMTVRERVIDTLIYVERKFGQRNNFIDIVLSRREYANYTGTTEEQVIRVFSALKKEGLITAKGKRIGISEISLLKDEISEHNFYLDS
- a CDS encoding CmpA/NrtA family ABC transporter substrate-binding protein — its product is MKTILTKASLLATIAAVVMACGGKETKKTEAAATEETVASKTKMLDIEKPQLTFGFIKLTDMAPLAIAKEKGFFEDEGLFVSVEAQSNWKNVLDRVIDGQLDGSHMLAGQPIAAGAGFGRQAKLVTPFSMDLNGNGITVSNDVWSKMKPNVPADSEGKPIHPIKADALKPVITEYKNSGKPFKMGMVFPVSTHNYEIRYWLAAAGIHPGMYTADNVQGQIDAEVLLSVTPPPQMPATLESGTIYGYCVGEPWNQQAVFKGIGVPVTTNYDIWKNNPEKVFVMTEKFVADNPNTAIAVTKALIRAGKWLDEPANRPEAVKILSMSQYVGAPEEVLANSMTGTFEFEKGDKRKMPDFNVFYKYNATYPFYSDGIWFLTQMRRWGQIPETKSAEWYGETIKDIYRPDIWKKAANLLVAEGQIPAADVPETDGYKRTTTDFIDGTSFDAKDPIGYINSFSIGNKD
- a CDS encoding ABC transporter permease, whose amino-acid sequence is MEQDITLKKEGQGFAFLKPLVAKLTPKFQKGKIFSSLKNTGITVLSVLLFIGLWQLGSKALYNKEADYKIEKALTERGQEAADAERACIESGDSSCQPNTLPSPSQVWNSLQSLIADHKVITADKAAFVQKMAATNAKLVAQGKDAIVYTGRASFVDIVLTSIKTVFAGFLLALLIAVPIGIIIGLSPSLRSAFNWFIQIFKPVSPVVWYLLVFMIVKTLYIGDSSDNAFVISFISVGLCAMWATLVNTAMGVASVDKDYINVAKVLKLGTFQKVFKVILPSSLPLIFTGLRITLSVAWMVLIAIELLAQSQGLGLFVWEEFQNGANDSNAKIIVAMFVIGIIGFLLDRLMLSVQNLVSFNKNEMA